In Papaver somniferum cultivar HN1 chromosome 1, ASM357369v1, whole genome shotgun sequence, a genomic segment contains:
- the LOC113348534 gene encoding uncharacterized protein LOC113348534 — protein MDFQNFTTIDKSWIGLPRDDDAFKAGVRNFIDYASWDLEPDQNFFCPCKDCNNNKRELVSVVHGHILWNGFMQGYVDSVYHGEGDGQVRETTNTGNVVQDDDEEMSDLLQEMNYDASNFYKLLNDAQVSLYPGCEKFSRLSFIVHLLHVKSLGGLNIKGFDALLSLLTKAFPDAKLPKNFYEARTTIKGLGLGYILIDACENDCVLFWKENADKTSYPVCHASRWKTTELNVDNESIRRTPRGKNIPVKQLRYFPLKPRLQRLFMSSNTASYMRYHAKRRPNDGVLRHPVDAETWKTFDKKHPAFAADLRNVRLALATDGMNPFGNMLYTHSTWPVVLINYNSPPWLCMKEENFILSMIIPGPKSPGNDIDVYLQPLIEELKELWDEGVETYDISKKENFKCRAALLGTISDFPALAMLSGWSTKGEFACPCCGPDRCSERLSNGGKYCYMHHRRYLPAGHHWRHQKLAFDGEKELREPPHLMNGDEIAQQLAHFRQLQLGKNAKQTGLTEITPVTFEHNWKKKSIFHELPYLSSIICFHNVDVMHVEKNICETVLGTVMNVEGKTKDNLKARLDLINWGLRPELHLRQEGDKVVVPTSSFVMSPKEKESFLEL, from the coding sequence ATGGATTTCCAAAACTTCACTACTATTGACAAGAGCTGGATAGGACTGCCAAGAGACGACGATGCATTCAAAGCAGGAGTTCGAAATTTCATAGACTATGCGAGTTGGGATTTAGAACCCGACCAGAATTTTTTTTGTCCTTGTAAGGATTGCAATAACAATAAGAGAGAGCTTGTGTCTGTAGTGCACGGACATATTCTGTGGAATGGCTTTATGCAGGGATATGTCGATTCGGTATACCATGGAGAAGGGGATGGCCAGGTGAGGGAAACAACCAATACTGGAAATGTGGTGCAGGACGACGATGAAGAAATGTCTGATTTGCTGCAAGAAATGAACTATGACGCCTCCAATTTTTACAAGTTGTTGAACGATGCGCAGGTGTCACTATATCCTGGCTGTGAAAAGTTTTCAAGATTATCCTTCATTGTGCACTTGCTTCATGTCAAGTCCCTCGGTGGATTGAATATCAAGGGGTTTGATGCGTTGTTGAGTCTCTTGACCAAAGCCTTTCCGGATGCCAAACTACCAAAGAATTTTTATGAAGCTAGAACAACAATCAAGGGCTTGGGGCTTGGCTACATTTTGATCgatgcttgcgagaatgattgtgTTTTGTTCTGGAAAGAGAATGCAGATAAAACTTCTTACCCAGTATGTCATGCTTCAAGATGGAAAACTACTGAATTGAATGTAGATAACGAATCAATCAGAAGGACACCAAGAGGTAAAAACATTCCAGTAAAGCAATTGCGGTACTTCCCATTGAAGCCAAGACTTCAGAGGTTATTTATGTCTTCAAATACCGCTTCTTATATGCGATATCATGCCAAAAGACGTCCCAATGATGGAGTTTTGAGGCATCCAGTTGATGCAGAGACATGGAAGACCTTTGATAAGAAGCACCCAGCGTTTGCAGCTGATCTTCGCAATGTAAGACTTGCATTAGCAACTGATGGGATGAATCCGTTTGGGAATATGTTGTATACACATAGTACATGGCCAGTTGTTCTCATCAATTACAACTCACCACCGTGGTTGTGCATGAAAGAGGAAAATTTTATCTTGTCTATGATAATTCCTGGACCCAAATCCCCAGGAAACGACATTGATGTGTATTTGCAACCACTCATAGAGGAATTGAAGGAATTGTGGGATGAAGGTGTTGAAACTTACGATATTTCAAAGAAAGAGAATTTTAAATGTCGTGCAGCATTACTTGGCACCATCAGTGATTTCCCTGCACTAGCTATGCTTTCCGGGTGGAGCACCAAAGGGGAATTTGCTTGTCCGTGTTGTGGGCCTGACCGATGTTCAGAACGACTGAGCAATGGGGGCAAGTATTGTTACATGCATCATCGCCGATACTTGCCTGCTGGTCATCATTGGCGCCACCAGAAGTTAGCATTTGATGGAGAGAAAGAACTTAGAGAACCGCCACATCTGATGAATGGGGATGAAATTGCTCAACAGCTGGCTCATTTTCGACAACTTCAGCTTGGTAAGAACGCCAAACAGACTGGTCTGACAGAAATAACACCGGTTACTTTTGAACACAACTGGAAAAAAAAGAGCATATTTCATGAGTTGCCGTACTTAAGCTCAATTATATGTTTTCATAATGTCGATGTGATGCACGTTGAGAAGAATATTTGTGAAACTGTATTGGGCACAGTGATGAAtgtagaagggaaa
- the LOC113331766 gene encoding uncharacterized protein LOC113331766 isoform X1, translated as MSQTKKQLSKNKIGSFDRASISPGQLRSNYGSVRNRGGRASQLSRQQSARHSLEDLVEPPSRSGKSRRGSIFQQVRRKKQQLMNQQPSCQIEEHEQVEEEYLQPPEERSGRTRNTPLPTRSPPPRDRGGQSLPITPSRLPLIDDDFLDSPRSSPRGLVSNQVLTSRSNDFINSLRRSPRGLDNNRVQRSLEAEYSASNTVHMQRHRQVQHQSDQLYNTQVSSSSRQQPLGLQHQGSRSSSSQRQSQTPSNGAPLGNRNISNQNTSHSEPQQNDTPEDQHLQRKHPSRSTSNSPQSNEECGTAEITAVSLRKKRGRSCMKELSKFRGQILELDLYEGRLCRYKNEVAINSVCMWTRQSQNCPLNYDAFDDIPPINSACDQKSL; from the exons ATGTctcaaaccaaaaaacaactttCCAAGAACAAAATTGGGAGCTTCGACAGAGCAAGCATATCCCCTGGACAGTTGAGGTCAAATTACG GTAGCGTAAGGAATAGAGGAGGAAGGGCTAGTCAACTCAGTCGTCAACAATCAGCGCGCCATTCATTGGAGGATTTGGTTGAACCACCATCGCGTTCAGGAAAATCAAGAAGAGGATCAATATTTCAACAAGTTCGTAGAAAGAAACAACAACTAATGAATCAGCAACCATCATGTCAAATCGAAGAGCATGAACAAGTGGAGGAAGAATACCTTCAACCACCAGAAGAAAGATCAGGAAGAACTCGTAACACTCCCTTGCCAACACGTTCACCACCACCGCGAGACAGGGGTGGACAAAGTCTTCCTATAACACCAAGCAGGTTACCTCTAATTGATGATGATTTTCTTGATTCTCCGAGAAGTTCTCCTAGAGGACTTGTCAGTAATCAAGTACTAACCAGCAGGTCTAatgattttattaattctttaaggAGATCTCCACGGGGACTCGACAATAATAGGGTACAAAGATCGCTTGAGGCAGAGTACAGTGCTTCAAATACCGTACATATGCAAAGACATCGTCAAGTCCAACATCAATCAGATCAACTTTATAACACTCAAGTATCAAGTTCTTCTCGGCAACAACCATTGGGATTACAACATCAGGGTAGTCGAAGTTCATCTTCCCAACGACAATCTCAAACACCATCAAATGGTGCTCCTCTTGGAAACCGAAACATCTCGAATCAGAATACTTCACACTCTGAGCCACAACAAAATGATACTCCTGAAGATCAACACCTCCAGCGGAAGCATCCTTCACGTTCAACATCTAATTCTCCCCAGTCAAATGAAGAATGTGGTACTGCAGAAATAACGG CTGTATCATTAAGGAAAAAAAGAGGGCGCAGCTGTATGAAGGAACTTTCCAAATTTAGGGGACAAATACTTGAATTGGATCTCTATGAAGGTAGACTATGTCGTTATAAAAACGAAGTCGCAATCAATTCAGTGTGCATGTGGACTAGGCAAAGTCAGAACTGTCCTTTGAATTACGATGCATTTGATGATATTCCTCCTATAAATTCAGCGTGTGATCAAAAATCTCTAT GA
- the LOC113331766 gene encoding uncharacterized protein LOC113331766 isoform X2 codes for MSQTKKQLSKNKIGSFDRASISPGQLRSNYGSVRNRGGRASQLSRQQSARHSLEDLVEPPSRSGKSRRGSIFQQVRRKKQQLMNQQPSCQIEEHEQVEEEYLQPPEERSGRTRNTPLPTRSPPPRDRGGQSLPITPSRRSPRGLDNNRVQRSLEAEYSASNTVHMQRHRQVQHQSDQLYNTQVSSSSRQQPLGLQHQGSRSSSSQRQSQTPSNGAPLGNRNISNQNTSHSEPQQNDTPEDQHLQRKHPSRSTSNSPQSNEECGTAEITAVSLRKKRGRSCMKELSKFRGQILELDLYEGRLCRYKNEVAINSVCMWTRQSQNCPLNYDAFDDIPPINSACDQKSL; via the exons ATGTctcaaaccaaaaaacaactttCCAAGAACAAAATTGGGAGCTTCGACAGAGCAAGCATATCCCCTGGACAGTTGAGGTCAAATTACG GTAGCGTAAGGAATAGAGGAGGAAGGGCTAGTCAACTCAGTCGTCAACAATCAGCGCGCCATTCATTGGAGGATTTGGTTGAACCACCATCGCGTTCAGGAAAATCAAGAAGAGGATCAATATTTCAACAAGTTCGTAGAAAGAAACAACAACTAATGAATCAGCAACCATCATGTCAAATCGAAGAGCATGAACAAGTGGAGGAAGAATACCTTCAACCACCAGAAGAAAGATCAGGAAGAACTCGTAACACTCCCTTGCCAACACGTTCACCACCACCGCGAGACAGGGGTGGACAAAGTCTTCCTATAACACCAAGCAG gAGATCTCCACGGGGACTCGACAATAATAGGGTACAAAGATCGCTTGAGGCAGAGTACAGTGCTTCAAATACCGTACATATGCAAAGACATCGTCAAGTCCAACATCAATCAGATCAACTTTATAACACTCAAGTATCAAGTTCTTCTCGGCAACAACCATTGGGATTACAACATCAGGGTAGTCGAAGTTCATCTTCCCAACGACAATCTCAAACACCATCAAATGGTGCTCCTCTTGGAAACCGAAACATCTCGAATCAGAATACTTCACACTCTGAGCCACAACAAAATGATACTCCTGAAGATCAACACCTCCAGCGGAAGCATCCTTCACGTTCAACATCTAATTCTCCCCAGTCAAATGAAGAATGTGGTACTGCAGAAATAACGG CTGTATCATTAAGGAAAAAAAGAGGGCGCAGCTGTATGAAGGAACTTTCCAAATTTAGGGGACAAATACTTGAATTGGATCTCTATGAAGGTAGACTATGTCGTTATAAAAACGAAGTCGCAATCAATTCAGTGTGCATGTGGACTAGGCAAAGTCAGAACTGTCCTTTGAATTACGATGCATTTGATGATATTCCTCCTATAAATTCAGCGTGTGATCAAAAATCTCTAT GA